A window of Tetrapisispora phaffii CBS 4417 chromosome 9, complete genome contains these coding sequences:
- the ARG2 gene encoding acetyl-CoA:L-glutamate N-acetyltransferase (similar to Saccharomyces cerevisiae ARG2 (YJL071W); ancestral locus Anc_1.301), whose protein sequence is MWKKLLSGARFKLNQPNNSSKKLILSVLNSTATKREARDYLNKYTDDPKKQNYCLLLVRNLSALHPFKVSQLSGTIEKINMLGLKFIFVIPPDSKNIDEDAEVLDAITTLAGLNPLHLQNGLIKMKSGELQSIIESQRSIFTFENIYNNITHSKNSNNLVPIIKPMLYDEKTSTNSLIESSNLFVKHICLNGVLNIDKFFIINDIGGIPSTERNSNSHVFINLSQEYQHLNRDLEKVINLLEATKENKADLIEQLHVLKNGDVIESLIEKYKEHLNDLQLMNSALSYLPNSSTGLITTISASNTSSDKKNPLVYNILTDRSLISSSLPMFKRKLINDTPDYNLIEYDLYPQYRSENVLEDEKSTEDTALVTTVLKRGIDIKIFNYRTLTQYNSKGIPPSFYSTIKENHLIDDLKIDLKKLNKMINRCFGRQLDLENYLKRINGQIATIIVIGDYDGIAILTHEGPDNNKFVYLDKFAIVPEMKGSLGISDIIFNLMFKSFPKELLWRSKKNNAVNKWYFQRSVGVLDLSMDFGNEDKTDRKDSEFKLFYYSEPEMQTEHFSNIERIREYSKYIRDITPSWGKRM, encoded by the coding sequence ATGTGGAAGAAGTTATTATCTGGAGCACGGTTCAAACTAAACCAACCAAACAATTCatctaaaaaattaatactTTCAGTTTTGAATTCTACGGCGACAAAACGTGAAGCAAGGGACTATTTAAATAAGTATACAGATGATCCAAAAAAACAGAATTATTGTCTATTACTGGTGAGAAATCTCAGTGCATTGCATCCTTTCAAAGTCTCTCAGTTATCTGGTACTATTGAGAAAATAAACATGTTGGgattaaaatttatattcGTAATTCCTCCTGACTCTAAAAATATCGATGAAGATGCTGAAGTTTTAGATGCGATTACTACACTTGCTGGATTAAATCCCTTACATTTACAAAATGgtctaataaaaatgaaatcaGGAGAACTTCAATCAATTATTGAATCTCAAAGAAGTATTTTtacatttgaaaatatatacaataaCATCACGCATTCTAAAAACAGTAACAACTTGGTACCAATTATCAAACCGATGTTATACGATGAGAAAACATCGAccaattcattaattgagagttcaaatttatttgtgAAACATATTTGTTTAAATGGAGTGTTGAATATTGATAagttttttattataaacGATATTGGTGGAATCCCTTCAACTGAAAGGAATTCAAACTCGCatgtttttattaactTATCCCAAGAATATCAACATCTAAACAGAGACCTTGAAAAagtgataaatttattggaaGCAACAAAAGAGAACAAAGCTGACCTTATAGAGCAATTGCACgtattaaaaaatggaGATGTCATCGAGAGTctcattgaaaaatataaagagCATCTAAACGACTTGCAATTGATGAATTCTGCTTTATCATATCTTCCCAACTCATCAACTGGTTTAATAACAACTATTTCAGCTTCAAACACGTCCTCAGATAAGAAAAATCCACttgtatataatattttaacgGATAGATCTTTGATTTCGTCATCACTCCCAATgtttaaaagaaaactCATTAACGATACACCTGATTATAATCTCATCGAATATGATCTTTATCCACAATATAGAAGTGAAAATGTActtgaagatgaaaaatcTACTGAAGATACTGCATTGGTTACAACCGTATTGAAAAGAGGTATTGATATAAAGATATTCAATTACCGTACTTTAACACAATATAATAGTAAAGGAATACCGCCCTCTTTCTATTCaacaattaaagaaaacCATCTAATAGATGACCTTAAAATTGacttaaaaaaattgaataaaatgaTTAATAGATGTTTTGGAAGACAATTAGACCTCGAAAACTATCTAAAGAGAATAAATGGCCAAATTGCAACAATAATTGTTATTGGGGATTATGATGGAATAGCAATTTTAACCCACGAAGGCCCTGATAACAACAAATTTGTGTATCTAGATAAATTTGCAATCGTTCCAGAAATGAAGGGGTCTTTGGGTATATctgatattatatttaatctCATGTTTAAAAGTTTCCCAAAGGAACTTTTATGGAGAAGTAAGAAAAACAATGCTGTCAATAAATGGTATTTCCAGAGGAGTGTAGGCGTTTTAGATCTGTCAATGGATTTTGgaaatgaagataaaacTGATAGAAAAGATAGCGAGTTTAAATTATTCTACTATAGCGAACCTGAGATGCAAACCGAACacttttcaaatattgaaagaattaGAGAGTATTCCAAATATATAAGGGACATTACTCCGAGCTGGGGAAAGAGAATGTAA
- the TPHA0I01150 gene encoding uncharacterized protein (similar to Saccharomyces cerevisiae YBR284W and YJL070C; ancestral locus Anc_1.302) encodes MSSKRRNSLCLDDYEANIVAPQDELSTRIPKITHVKSSLTLDDLDMVSLHTEFDQQMLLGFPMYADGIENATFNDKLSFNMFNKQNGSLEHGSSTSIVDESNTNESVLNSDTYVDDDIQAMNTTINRVNQNRIKYIKRSMQDNLSDFKNDVNNWLMYPKPLPKFWRFDRDKRFQNFRKSDNEIDPLFDLKHETNYAAEYGCNSDSNDDIREGDDDNEEEDNFTANQKYQNDFFQFTLPVDRKTKSHIVEPYKKLGEVSYVGEYFSITHYQHLLKNYNEKYDVKDFYCRDPDYLDKTSEIPSFEEFCEDFFNLLQVLQNRNFNVIAEKRLVYLNNKFDLFQHLNQRREIQENKHVPYRDFYNCRKVDRNFYLSGCVQQKQLCDFIWEKINIEPERIVYVDEKLNKEYKLIDIFQLDLDERIDPNAIGFKIIDDEFLDWYKLFYLTNYHIIPHSNFTKGNIETLPPLTPKHLKFYLIATTFLEFNNYMDGEYLAEIFIKYVIHYLELNKYLLAQVTVDFQFYDIKSTSGKPLDPLTHYCHVNNWWIRFSNWISKWNVVSNNIRWNVNITRLYPRLFSLKLVENFKGFLDYIFKPLFDEDNINKNINLQYFLSTLAAMDLSVKNSDSYIWKAFTNIRTTPNDWISKGDNPPVAYYMYYLFQKISKFNIMRNIRKQNSIVLRNSSSTLRNRTSQFGTSMYFSEHAECLAANILLSNGGMLSSYPIWSATPLTQYFYYLLQIPMIASPLSSVSSLENNNFQNIDPTEEEAIYSLKMRDITLNESICYSKNPYMKLFQIGMKISLSCQSILFNKSYTREPLMEEYSVAASIYLLNAADVCELARNSVICSDFDGWYKRHWLGVTIERTLYEHDTIGASNVWYDINGPYGRKGTSMRHNVPFIRRTYRNKTLNQEWIYVNEQL; translated from the coding sequence ATGTCGAGTAAAAGAAGGAATTCTCTATGCTTAGATGACTATGAAGCTAATATTGTGGCTCCGCAAGATGAATTGAGTACAAGGATCCCTAAGATAACACATGTTAAAAGTAGTCTGACTTTAGATGATCTTGATATGGTTTCTTTGCACACAGAATTCGATCAACAGATGTTATTAGGGTTTCCGATGTATGCTGATGGCATCGAAAATGCTACgtttaatgataaattgaGTTTTAATATGTTTAATAAACAGAACGGATCACTGGAGCATGGTAGCTCCACATCAATCGTGGATGAATCCAATACTAATGAAAGTGTGTTAAATTCAGATACATATGTAGACGATGATATTCAAGCAATGAATACGACGATTAATCGTGTTAATCAAAatagaataaaatatataaaacgTTCAATGCAAGATAACTTGTCggattttaaaaatgatgtAAATAATTGGTTAATGTATCCGAAACCGCTACCTAAATTTTGGAGATTCGATAGAGATAAAAGGTTTCAAAACTTCAGGAAAAGTGATAATGAAATCGATCcattatttgatttgaaaCATGAAACTAATTATGCTGCAGAGTATGGATGTAATTCGGATAGTAATGATGATATCCGTGAGGGTGACGACGATAATGAGGAAGAGGATAACTTTACTGCCAATCAAAAGTATCAAAAtgatttctttcaatttacTCTCCCAGTTGATAGAAAGACAAAAAGCCATATTGTTGAAccatataaaaaattaggTGAAGTGTCTTATGTGGGTGAATATTTTAGTATCACCCACTATcaacatttattaaaaaattataatgaGAAATATGATGTTAAGGATTTTTATTGTAGAGATCCAGATTATTTGGACAAAACATCAGAAATCCCATCCTTTGAAGAATTCTGTGAAgatttttttaatcttCTGCAAGTGTTACAAAATAGAAACTTTAATGTAATTGCAGAAAAAAGATtagtttatttgaataataaatttgatttgtTCCAACATTTAAACCAAAGAAGAGAAATTCAAGAGAATAAGCATGTGCCATACAGAGATTTTTACAATTGTAGAAAAGTTGACAGAAACTTTTATTTAAGTGGTTGCGTACAGCAAAAACAATTATGTGATTTTATATGggaaaaaattaatatagaACCTGAAAGAATCGTTTATGTggatgaaaaattgaataaagaaTACAAATTAATAGACATATTTCAACTTGATCTGGATGAAAGAATCGATCCTAATGCAATAggatttaaaattattgatgatgaatttttaGACTGGtataaattgttttatttaacaaattatCATATTATACCACATTCAAATTTTACGAAAGGTAATATTGAAACACTACCGCCATTGACACCtaaacatttaaaattttatttaattgcaACTACATTTCTGGAATTTAATAACTATATGGATGGTGAATATCTAGCTGAGATATTCATCAAGTATGTAATACACTATTTggaattgaataaatatttactgGCGCAGGTAACCGTTGACTTCCAATTTTATGATATAAAATCAACTTCGGGAAAACCATTGGACCCGTTGACGCATTATTGCCATGTTAATAATTGGTGGATCAGATTCTCAAATTGGATCTCTAAATGGAATGTAGTCTCAAATAACATCAGATGGAATGTAAATATCACAAGATTGTATCCAagattattttcattgaaattagTAGAAAATTTCAAAGGCTTTCTGGATTATATCTTCAAACCAttatttgatgaagataatattaataaaaatattaatttacaGTATTTTCTATCCACATTAGCCGCCATGGACTTATCCGTGAAAAATTCAGATAGTTATATATGGAAAGCATTTACAAATATTAGGACCACACCAAATGATTGGATATCAAAAGGTGATAATCCGCCTGTTGCTTATTACATgtattatttgtttcagaaaatatcaaaatttaatataatgaGAAATATTAGGAAACAGAATTCAATTGTATTAAGAAATTCAAGTTCAACATTGAGGAATAGAACATCCCAATTTGGTACATCAATGTATTTCTCAGAACATGCGGAATGCTTAGCTGCgaatattcttttatcaAACGGTGGAATGTTGTCAAGTTATCCTATATGGTCTGCCACCCCACTAACTCAatatttctattatttaCTACAAATTCCAATGATCGCCTCACCTCTGTCATCTGTATCGTCACTTgagaataataattttcaaaacatAGATCCtactgaagaagaagcaaTATACAGTTTAAAAATGAGGGATATCACCTTAAATGAATCCATCTGTTATTCTAAAAACCCTTATATGAAATTGTTCCAAATAGGTATGAAAATATCACTATCCTGTCAAtccattttatttaataagtCATATACCAGAGAACCGTTAATGGAAGAATATAGTGTTGCAGCtagtatatatttattaaacgCAGCTGATGTATGTGAATTGGCAAGAAATAGTGTAATATGCAGTGATTTTGATGGTTGGTACAAAAGACATTGGTTGGGTGTCACCATTGAAAGAACTTTATATGAACATGATACAATCGGTGCATCTAATGTCTGGTATGATATTAACGGTCCATATGGGCGTAAAGGTACGTCGATGAGGCACAATGTTCcatttattagaagaacATATAGGAATAAGACATTGAATCAAGAATGGATTTACGTTAACGAGCAactataa
- the SSH1 gene encoding Ssh1p (similar to Saccharomyces cerevisiae SSH1 (YBR283C); ancestral locus Anc_1.303), with product MANFSLIDTVKPFLPVLPEIELPYEKLEFDDKIVYTIASGLIYLFSQFPLAGIPKDSETGKILTNVKDPIFFLRGVFAAEPNTLLEFGIFPIVSTSIILQLLAGLKCIRVNFTVEKERETFQSFSKLLIIIQYFILANIFIFSGYYGDNLPIVSIVLLNLQLVGAGIFATLLVEIIDKGFGFASGVMSINTLVVSTNLIADMFGVASIKINEESDVTESQGSVIYFLNAFRAKHLTIVQGIVNAFQRDYLPNLTSSVIVLAIAAVVGYLFSCTLELPVRSTRARAMQNVYPIRLIYVGALSIYFSYSLLFYIHIAAFALIQIVAKNDTSNILAKVLGHYEIFNNILYVPSFPLSLLAPPRSFFAGIVEQPLTFITFTAFMVYTGMWFAHKWQRISGDSANDLAEQFKDQGITLAGRREQNIAKELEKVIPVAATTGAVVLALVTVAGEYLGLKGKAAAAVVGVAGGFSLLEIISLEYQQTGGQSALTQVLGVPSTF from the coding sequence ATGGCTAATTTTTCTCTAATTGATACGGTGAAACCATTTTTGCCAGTTTTACCAGAAATCGAATTACCTTATGAGAAACTAGAATTCGATGATAAAATTGTCTACACAATCGCTTCTGgtttgatttatttattctCTCAATTTCCATTAGCAGGTATTCCAAAAGATTCTGAAACAGGTAAAATTCTCACTAATGTTAAAGACcctatattttttttgagaGGTGTGTTCGCTGCTGAACCAAATACTCTATTAGAATTCGGTATCTTCCCAATTGTTTCAACTTCAATCATTTTGCAATTACTAGCAGGTTTGAAATGCATCAGAGTCAATTTCACTGTTgagaaagaaagagaaactTTTCAAAGTTTCAGTAAATTGTTGATCATCATTCAATACTTTATTCTAgctaatattttcatcttctCAGGTTATTATGGTGACAACCTACCAATTGTctcaattgttttattgaatttacaATTAGTAGGTGCCGGTATTTTTGCCACTTTATTAGTAGAAATCATTGATAAAGGGTTTGGTTTCGCTTCTGGTGTCATGTCTATCAACACTTTGGTTGTCTCGACAAATTTAATTGCTGACATGTTCGGTGTTGCTAGTATTAAAATCAACGAAGAAAGTGATGTTACTGAATCTCAAGGTTCTGTTATCTACTTCCTAAATGCTTTCAGAGCAAAACACTTGACTATCGTTCAAGGTATCGTCAACGCTTTCCAAAGAGATTACTTACCAAACCTAACATCAAGTGTTATTGTCTTGGCCATTGCTGCTGTTGTTGGTTATTTATTTAGCTGTACACTCGAACTGCCAGTTAGATCTACTAGAGCTCGTGCCATGCAAAATGTTTACCCAATTCGTTTGATTTATGTCGGTGCCCTATCCATCTATTTCTCATACTCTCTATTGTTTTACATCCACATTGCTGCATTTGctttaattcaaattgtCGCTAAGAATGATACCTCCAACATTCTCGCTAAGGTATTAGGTCACTACgaaatttttaacaacATCTTATACGTTCCAAGTTTCCCATTGTCCTTATTAGCCCCACCAAGATCTTTTTTTGCTGGTATAGTAGAACAACCATTGACTTTCATCACATTCACTGCTTTCATGGTCTACACAGGTATGTGGTTTGCTCATAAATGGCAAAGAATCTCTGGTGACTCTGCAAATGACTTAGCCGAACAATTCAAAGATCAAGGCATCACTTTAGCTGGCCGTAGAGAACAAAACATTGCtaaagaattagaaaaggTTATCCCAGTTGCAGCTACCACTGGGGCCGTTGTTCTTGCTCTAGTCACTGTGGCTGGTGAATACTTGGGTCTAAAGGGTAaagctgctgctgctgttgtTGGTGTTGCAGGTGGTTTCTCATTATTGGAAATTATTTCCCTTGAATACCAACAGACTGGTGGCCAAAGTGCTTTAACCCAAGTTTTGGGTGTTCCAAGTACTTTCtaa
- the MRPL27 gene encoding mitochondrial 54S ribosomal protein YmL27 (similar to Saccharomyces cerevisiae MRPL27 (YBR282W); ancestral locus Anc_1.304) — protein MKATAARLFQESPISFLTRPWIKNRDGTLFYGISKTGNRRTALTTKQGNKTMYKGTRSSGIGKHTTLGKYMIDWVKVRTFKTPSVMNTDLKPLVSDEVPELAHTFKGYQKGPHDTKLYFDKLRNYIKNGEVQTAATDAKCYVERG, from the coding sequence ATGAAAGCTACTGCTGCCAGATTATTTCAAGAGTCGcctatttcttttttgacTAGACCCTGGATCAAGAACCGTGATGGGACTTTATTCTATGGTATCTCGAAGACCGGTAACAGGCGTACTGCTTTGACTACTAAACAAGGTAACAAGACGATGTACAAAGGTACTAGATCTTCAGGTATCGGTAAACACACTACGTTGGGTAAATATATGATCGATTGGGTTAAAGTGCGTACTTTCAAAACTCCTAGTGTGATGAACACTGATCTTAAACCATTGGTCAGCGATGAAGTTCCGGAGTTGGCACATACATTTAAAGGTTATCAAAAAGGTCCACATGATACGAAACtatattttgataagttaagaaattatattaagaATGGTGAAGTGCAAACTGCTGCAACAGATGCAAAATGTTATGTAGAGAGAGGTTAA
- the DUG2 gene encoding glutamine amidotransferase subunit DUG2 (similar to Saccharomyces cerevisiae DUG2 (YBR281C); ancestral locus Anc_1.306) translates to MINQKRTHEMSSRDSLLPEPIHRWNHFYSILSIVSFPKKNLLVAGTQDSKILVFDLTTYNLMTTKSLGIYNNLNETNTRSSVLCMTKARDENYLFTAGSDSLVRIWSIGEAKDDQSPTINEEATVYSVSDIGDVFSIRYFDDLDTVLIGCQNASLLYLDDLLVRIKDSSSMAAKNFERLPHRRFDKFFDSVGPTGKSFVSPGHPSITHDQHTFDRTVSPIDSTGCILEIPSSHIISYAHNGFIYSIEELDLPHMANKVHGEYTYTAHMVTGGGDCLSKVWSMSKTANGVIVTLTSETMDNEESVISQAFEYPFLYCGLSDGLIKIWDISTKQLVSTLKAEGDTDIISIAVYNDHIYAFNESGISHFHENKRQTWSSNQGKVLCSEIFQRVNFPPNNFVSLLTGGNDGSLVLSNLCNDIDNKSKLVKQINIGQGRARKDSFAFYKPAVLSNELMLDTLRELISFNTVSENADTSQQLSSRRCATFIKQLLADFGAINSQLLPIKNGSNPVVFAEFEGNAPRKDRKKILWYGHYDVVPAGDTSLWNTDPFVLTCENGYMKGRGVTDNKGPLIAAIYSTASLFQEQKLQNDVVFLIEGNEEIGSPGLKDACIEHLKLIGPKIDWIFLSNSSWVDETHPCLNYGLRGVINAEITLWHDGPNKHSGVDGGVFSEPTTELIRMLSKLQNNDGFINIPGFYDNISELSEEERERFEKVLMVSNLHKNLNLDELVANWTKPSLSITSIDISGSGNITVISKSVSVGLSIRLVPGQDVEQVKANLIHFLQNLYKESNSKNHINIKIVNVADVWLGDPKNHAYQILKHEVTKAWNIEPLFVREGGSIPCIRFLEQIFEAPAVQIPCGQSTDNAHLDNESLRIINWSKMSKILTNVLNKL, encoded by the coding sequence ATGattaatcaaaaaagaaCTCATGAGATGAGCAGTAGGGATAGTTTGCTTCCAGAGCCAATACATCGGTGGAACCACTtttattctattttatcTATTGTCAGTTTTCCAAAGAAGAATCTCTTGGTTGCAGGGACGCAAGATTCGAAGATATTAGTATTTGATTTAACAActtataatttaatgacTACTAAGAGCCTAGGTATATACAACAATCTAAATGAAACTAACACTAGATCCAGTGTACTGTGCATGACGAAGGCAAGAGATGAAAACTATCTATTCACCGCAGGATCAGATTCTTTAGTACGCATTTGGTCCATTGGCGAAGCTAAAGATGACCAATCTCCAACTATCAATGAAGAGGCTACAGTATATTCAGTTTCGGATATTGGTGATGTATTTTCAATTAGATACTTTGATGATCTGGATACCGTACTCATTGGTTGTCAAAATGCAAGTTTGTTATACTTAGATGATTTATTAGTACGGATAAAGGATTCTTCAAGTATGGCTGCAAAAAACTTTGAAAGATTACCACATAGAAGGTTcgataaattttttgattcaGTTGGTCCAACTGGTAAATCATTCGTGAGTCCAGGTCATCCATCAATAACACACGATCAGCACACCTTTGATAGAACGGTGTCCCCTATAGATTCCACTGGCTGCATTCTTGAGATACCTTCTTCTCATATTATAAGCTACGCCCACAATggttttatatattcaattgaagaacTAGATCTTCCACATATGGCAAATAAAGTACATGGTGAATATACTTACACAGCACACATGGTTACAGGCGGTGGTGATTGTTTGAGTAAAGTGTGGTCGATGTCAAAAACAGCCAACGGTGTAATTGTAACATTAACTTCTGAAACTATGGATAATGAAGAAAGTGTAATTTCACAGGCGTTTGAATATccatttttatattgtgGATTATCTGACGGTCTCATCAAAATATGGGACATAAGTACAAAACAGTTGGTGTCAACACTCAAAGCAGAAGGTGACACAGATATCATATCAATAGCTGTTTATAATGATCATATATATGCTTTTAATGAATCTGGTATATCACATTTTCATGAAAATAAGAGGCAAACTTGGTCATCTAATCAAGGTAAAGTTTTATGTTCAGAAATATTTCAGAGAGTAAACTTTCCCcctaataattttgtaaGCTTACTTACCGGTGGAAATGATGGTTCCTTAGTTTTATCCAACCTCTGCAATGACATAGATAATAAATCTAAATTAGTTAAACAAATCAACATTGGCCAAGGCAGAGCTAGAAAAGACTCCTTTGCATTTTACAAACCTGCTGTCTTATCCAATGAATTAATGTTAGATACACTGAGAGAGTTGATCTCATTTAATACCGTTTCAGAAAATGCAGATACATCACAACAATTATCTTCGAGGCGTTGTGCtacatttattaaacaattattaGCCGATTTTGGAGCAATTAACTCACAACTTTTACCAATCAAAAATGGTTCTAATCCTGTAGTTTTTGCTGAATTTGAAGGTAATGCTCCGAGGAAAgatagaaaaaaaatactatGGTATGGACATTATGATGTAGTTCCTGCAGGTGATACATCTCTGTGGAATACTGATCCCTTTGTATTAACGTGTGAAAATGGATATATGAAAGGCCGTGGTGTTACTGATAACAAAGGACCACTAATAGCAGCTATTTACAGTACTGCTTCTTTATTTCAGGaacaaaaattacaaaatgaTGTTGTATTTTTGATTGAAGgtaatgaagaaattggCTCTCCAGGATTAAAAGATGCTTGTATTGAacatttgaaattaattggGCCAAAAATTGATTGGATCTTTTTAAGTAACTCGAGTTGGGTGGACGAAACTCATCCATGTCTGAATTATGGTTTAAGGGGTGTTATAAATGCTGAAATAACTCTTTGGCACGATGGTCCTAATAAACACTCAGGTGTTGATGGTGGTGTATTTAGTGAACCTACAACTGAATTAATCAGAATGCTATCCAAGTTACAGAACAATGATGGCTTCATTAATATTCCGGGTTTTTATGACAATATAAGTGAATTGagtgaagaagaaagagaaagatTTGAGAAGGTACTTATGGTGTCCAATTTgcataaaaatttaaatctcGATGAATTAGTTGCAAATTGGACGAAGCCATCTCTGTCCATTACTAGCATTGATATAAGTGGATCAGGGAACATAACAGTTATTTCTAAATCAGTATCAGTCGGTTTATCTATTAGACTTGTTCCTGGTCAAGATGTTGAACAAGTTAAAGCAAATTTAAtacattttcttcaaaactTGTACAAAGAAAGTAACTCGAAaaatcatataaatataaagattGTGAACGTAGCAGATGTTTGGCTAGGAGATCCGAAGAATCACGCTTATCAGATATTGAAACATGAAGTAACAAAAGCATGGAATATCGAACCTCTTTTCGTAAGAGAAGGTGGTTCAATTCCTTGTATTAGATTTTTGGAACAAATTTTTGAAGCTCCTGCAGTGCAAATTCCTTGTGGACAGTCTACTGATAATGCTCATTTGGATAATGAAAGCTTGAGAATTATCAATTGGTCTAAAATGTCTAAAATTCTAACTAATGTCttaaacaaattataa